A portion of the Pseudomonas sp. PSE14 genome contains these proteins:
- the murU gene encoding N-acetylmuramate alpha-1-phosphate uridylyltransferase MurU: MKAMILAAGKGERLRPLTLHTPKPLVRAGGVPLIEYQLRALRRAGFDQLVINHAWLGQQIEDYLGDGAQFEVSIRYSAEGEPLETGGGIFKALPLLGDEAFVIANGDIWTDFDYASLHGALAEDDLAHLVLVDNPGHHARGDFCLRDGRVSDYREDEPSLTYSGIAVLHPALFDGCEPGAFKLAPLLRQAMAAGRVSGVLHAGRWVDVGTHERLADVERQLAEG; encoded by the coding sequence ATGAAGGCCATGATCCTCGCCGCGGGCAAGGGCGAACGCCTGCGCCCGCTGACCCTGCATACGCCCAAGCCGCTGGTGCGCGCAGGTGGCGTGCCGCTGATCGAGTACCAACTGCGGGCGCTTCGCCGTGCCGGTTTCGATCAGTTGGTGATCAACCACGCCTGGCTCGGCCAGCAGATCGAGGACTATCTGGGCGACGGCGCGCAGTTCGAGGTGAGCATCCGCTATTCGGCCGAAGGCGAGCCGCTGGAAACCGGAGGAGGCATCTTCAAGGCGCTGCCGCTGCTGGGGGACGAAGCCTTCGTCATCGCCAACGGCGACATCTGGACCGACTTCGACTACGCGAGCCTGCACGGTGCGCTGGCCGAGGACGATCTGGCGCACCTGGTGCTGGTGGACAATCCCGGGCATCACGCGCGCGGCGATTTCTGCCTGCGTGATGGCCGGGTGAGCGACTACCGCGAAGACGAACCGAGTCTGACCTACAGTGGCATCGCCGTCCTGCATCCCGCGTTGTTCGATGGCTGCGAGCCCGGTGCCTTCAAGCTGGCTCCGTTGCTCCGCCAGGCGATGGCAGCGGGGCGCGTGAGTGGCGTCCTGCATGCGGGGCGCTGGGTCGATGTCGGCACCCATGAGCGTCTGGCCGACGTCGAACGCCAGTTGGCGGAGGGCTGA
- a CDS encoding DnaJ domain-containing protein translates to MFWPGTLLGLLAGWALASIPGALLGGLLGQVLDRRLKVRSWRGLLEQLRGGPQVGDRELLFLLLGCLAKSRGRVHDAHIQQARAEMLRLQLDDHARRQAIEAFGRGKKGGELLEIGLRQRRGHEATAEGLLLACWRMAWAAGAPGSAEKHLILQWGDWLGLSRARIQALAASAERAKPAVTPRESYTQALRVLGVTPDSEPEEIKRAYRKLVSQNHPDKLEGLGASPERIAAATEKTREIQAAYLLVRQRRGFR, encoded by the coding sequence GTGTTCTGGCCGGGCACATTGCTGGGCCTGCTCGCCGGCTGGGCGCTGGCGAGCATTCCCGGAGCCCTGCTCGGTGGGCTGCTTGGCCAGGTGCTCGATCGCCGTCTGAAAGTGCGCTCGTGGCGCGGATTGCTGGAGCAGTTGCGCGGTGGTCCGCAGGTCGGTGACCGCGAGCTGCTGTTCCTCCTGCTCGGCTGCCTGGCCAAGAGCCGGGGGCGTGTGCATGACGCACACATCCAGCAGGCCCGCGCGGAAATGCTGCGCCTGCAACTGGACGACCATGCGCGCCGCCAGGCCATCGAGGCCTTCGGGCGCGGCAAGAAGGGCGGCGAATTGCTGGAGATCGGCCTGCGCCAGCGGCGCGGCCATGAAGCCACAGCGGAAGGGCTGCTGCTGGCTTGCTGGCGCATGGCCTGGGCGGCCGGTGCGCCGGGTTCGGCGGAGAAACACCTGATCCTGCAATGGGGTGACTGGCTCGGTCTTTCGCGCGCCCGCATTCAGGCCCTGGCCGCGAGCGCGGAGCGGGCGAAGCCAGCGGTGACGCCGCGCGAGTCCTATACCCAGGCCTTGCGCGTGCTGGGCGTGACGCCGGACAGCGAGCCGGAGGAGATCAAGCGCGCCTACCGCAAGCTGGTCAGCCAGAACCACCCGGACAAGCTCGAAGGCCTGGGCGCGAGCCCCGAGCGCATCGCTGCCGCCACCGAGAAAACCCGCGAGATCCAGGCCGCCTACCTGCTGGTCCGGCAGCGTCGCGGCTTCCGCTGA
- a CDS encoding alpha/beta hydrolase family protein has protein sequence MPHLPRPTLLALCLSLGLTPLSTTWAEATKPAAEEKPAAAPAVRVQVSERSQDDASGLERQLPEQERQMLQAGDESFLALWLPANTAEAEGVVILIPGDGESADWPVAISPLRRKLPDAGWQSLSVTLPDPQSTAPVPRPAESADKASADTDATAADSASKPEVTGSAGNATPTPESTGEAGSAEPAQASPAESAPTPTDPVALRKAHAERVLARIQAAVDLAEQHKPRTIVLLGHGTGAYWATRYLGERAPADIKNLLLVAPAMPRDFLPSLEETVPLLNLATGDFYYKDKAADRAAAQRRLQASKRQKSPNYIQIGMNALPADLATEQEQLYRRIRGWLSMHREPIEQP, from the coding sequence ATGCCGCACCTGCCTCGCCCTACCCTGCTCGCCCTCTGCCTGTCGCTCGGACTGACGCCCCTGTCGACAACATGGGCCGAAGCAACCAAGCCCGCCGCCGAGGAGAAGCCTGCGGCTGCGCCGGCGGTGCGGGTGCAGGTCAGCGAACGCAGCCAGGACGACGCCAGCGGCCTGGAGCGGCAGTTGCCGGAACAGGAGCGGCAGATGCTGCAGGCGGGTGACGAAAGCTTCCTCGCACTCTGGCTGCCGGCCAACACTGCCGAGGCGGAAGGCGTGGTGATCCTGATCCCCGGCGACGGCGAAAGCGCCGATTGGCCGGTGGCGATCAGCCCGTTGCGACGCAAGCTGCCCGACGCCGGCTGGCAAAGCCTCAGCGTGACCCTGCCCGACCCGCAGAGCACCGCCCCGGTGCCGCGTCCGGCCGAGTCGGCGGACAAGGCCAGCGCGGACACCGACGCCACCGCCGCCGACAGTGCCAGCAAACCGGAAGTGACGGGCAGCGCCGGTAACGCCACGCCAACCCCGGAAAGCACCGGCGAAGCCGGCAGCGCCGAGCCGGCCCAGGCCAGCCCGGCAGAAAGCGCGCCGACACCGACCGACCCGGTGGCGCTGCGCAAGGCCCACGCCGAGCGTGTACTGGCGCGCATCCAGGCGGCGGTCGATCTGGCCGAGCAGCACAAACCCAGGACCATCGTCCTCCTGGGGCACGGCACCGGCGCCTACTGGGCAACCCGCTACCTGGGCGAACGCGCGCCGGCCGATATCAAGAATCTGCTGCTGGTGGCGCCGGCCATGCCGCGCGACTTCCTGCCATCGCTGGAAGAAACGGTCCCCCTGCTCAACCTCGCCACCGGCGACTTCTACTACAAGGACAAGGCCGCCGACCGCGCCGCAGCACAGCGGCGCCTGCAGGCCAGCAAACGGCAGAAGTCACCGAACTACATCCAGATCGGCATGAACGCCCTGCCCGCCGACCTCGCCACCGAGCAGGAACAGCTTTACCGCCGAATTCGCGGCTGGCTGTCGATGCACCGGGAGCCGATCGAGCAGCCCTGA
- a CDS encoding sensor histidine kinase: MSRLFWKACLFWLCCLPLLVAAETAAPSLTLDEAQRAWLAEHPQLRVGTLLEAPYVQQDRRLQQLSGANVELLEWLAKSMGVTLQWRTYSDPAALERAVRSGDIDLAPGISQTPAALRDWLFSDPYLRVPRLVVGDRRSGTSVELDNLGDGESVAVRGPGSVVDYLRGTYSSLALQVVDSDREALRKVLGREANYAVIDEAQLARLTRETEFTGLSVVADIGYPQLLRVATRRDLPQLASIIDAALRAVPAKDLDQLHERWLQPTYPRLGSSPGFWQNLCILLGLLLAFATGALLLQRRQHRALESRLVAARRDIELRQAAEQALRLTQFAIDSSTVGILWVNWDSHVRYANRAAEEMLGYLPGSLVDRPLADLEPTLDMDRWLNLWRRARNADEAPLSFETQCLRADGQWLPADVSLSFLRFGDSEYLLVFLNDVTERRRARAALEESEARLQGIAANVPGLVFRLEPNAPEDDSDFAYISFITGGSETSLGYAPGYLRESGLGIMGLVVPSERDSYLASQLQAVESGSNWRWQGRILTRSHEPRWVDIKATVRTLDDGRLAWDGVVWDITENKQIELELGESRAQLRELSAHLESVREEEKARIAREVHDELGQVLTVLKLETSMCELAYAELDGGLRERLDNMKRLIAQLFQLVRDVATALRPPILDAGIGSAVEWQARRFEARTQIPCLVQVPENPPALSDAKAIGLFRILQEALTNVMRHAQAHTVELQLGVEGDELCLRIEDDGVGFDPGATRQGVSFGLVGMRERVLMFGGTLQIDSQPGEGTTLWIRVPLGNDGYGDNPNDNDNEREEWR; this comes from the coding sequence ATGAGTCGTCTGTTCTGGAAAGCCTGTCTGTTCTGGCTGTGCTGCCTGCCGTTGCTGGTCGCGGCGGAGACCGCTGCGCCGTCGCTGACGCTGGACGAGGCGCAGCGCGCGTGGCTGGCCGAGCACCCGCAATTGCGCGTCGGTACGCTGCTGGAGGCGCCCTATGTGCAGCAGGACCGGCGCCTGCAACAGCTGTCCGGAGCGAACGTGGAATTGCTGGAATGGCTGGCCAAGTCCATGGGAGTGACCCTGCAGTGGCGCACCTATTCGGACCCGGCGGCGCTGGAGCGTGCGGTGCGTTCCGGGGATATCGACCTGGCGCCAGGCATCAGTCAGACGCCGGCGGCGCTGCGCGACTGGCTGTTCTCCGACCCCTATCTGCGCGTACCGCGCCTGGTGGTGGGCGACCGCCGCAGCGGTACCTCGGTGGAGCTGGACAACCTCGGCGATGGTGAATCCGTCGCTGTCCGCGGGCCCGGATCGGTGGTGGATTACCTGCGCGGCACTTATTCGAGCCTTGCGCTGCAGGTGGTCGACAGTGACCGCGAGGCGCTGCGCAAGGTGCTCGGCCGCGAAGCCAACTATGCGGTCATCGACGAGGCGCAGTTGGCGCGCCTGACCCGCGAGACCGAGTTCACCGGCCTCTCGGTGGTGGCCGATATCGGCTACCCGCAGCTGCTGCGCGTCGCCACCCGGCGCGACCTGCCGCAGTTGGCGTCGATCATCGATGCGGCCCTGCGCGCGGTGCCGGCCAAGGACCTGGACCAGCTCCACGAGCGCTGGCTGCAACCGACCTATCCGCGCCTGGGCTCCTCGCCGGGCTTCTGGCAGAACCTCTGCATCCTGCTCGGCCTGCTGCTGGCCTTCGCCACCGGCGCCTTGCTGTTGCAGCGCCGCCAGCATCGGGCGCTGGAGTCGCGCCTGGTCGCGGCGCGGCGCGATATCGAGTTGCGCCAGGCTGCCGAGCAGGCGCTGCGCCTGACCCAGTTCGCCATCGACAGCAGTACGGTGGGCATTCTCTGGGTCAACTGGGACAGCCACGTGCGCTATGCCAACCGCGCCGCCGAGGAAATGCTCGGCTATCTGCCGGGCAGCCTGGTAGATCGCCCGTTGGCGGACCTCGAACCGACCTTGGACATGGACCGTTGGCTCAACCTCTGGCGCCGCGCGCGCAATGCCGACGAGGCGCCGCTGAGCTTCGAGACCCAGTGCCTGCGCGCCGACGGCCAGTGGCTGCCAGCGGATGTCTCGCTGAGTTTCCTGCGTTTCGGCGATTCCGAATACCTGCTGGTGTTCCTCAACGACGTCACCGAGCGCCGCCGCGCCCGTGCCGCGCTGGAGGAAAGTGAGGCGCGCCTGCAGGGCATCGCCGCCAACGTGCCGGGGCTGGTGTTCCGTCTGGAGCCCAACGCGCCGGAGGATGACTCCGACTTCGCCTACATCAGCTTCATCACCGGCGGCAGCGAGACTTCCCTTGGATACGCCCCCGGCTACCTGCGCGAGAGCGGCCTCGGGATCATGGGGCTGGTGGTGCCCTCCGAACGCGACAGCTATCTCGCCAGCCAGTTGCAGGCGGTGGAAAGCGGCAGCAACTGGCGTTGGCAGGGGCGCATCCTCACTCGCAGCCATGAGCCGCGCTGGGTGGACATCAAGGCCACCGTGCGGACCCTCGACGACGGCCGCCTGGCCTGGGACGGCGTGGTCTGGGATATCACCGAGAACAAGCAGATCGAGCTGGAGCTGGGCGAGTCCCGCGCGCAACTGCGCGAATTGTCCGCGCACCTGGAAAGCGTGCGGGAGGAGGAGAAGGCGCGGATCGCCCGGGAAGTGCACGATGAACTCGGTCAGGTGCTCACCGTGCTCAAGCTGGAAACCTCGATGTGCGAGCTGGCCTACGCCGAGCTGGACGGCGGCCTGCGCGAGCGCCTGGACAATATGAAGCGCCTGATCGCCCAGTTGTTCCAGCTGGTGCGCGACGTGGCCACCGCGCTGCGTCCGCCGATCCTCGATGCCGGCATCGGTTCGGCGGTCGAATGGCAGGCGCGGCGCTTCGAGGCGCGCACGCAGATCCCCTGCCTGGTGCAGGTGCCGGAGAACCCACCGGCGCTGTCGGACGCCAAGGCCATCGGCCTGTTCCGCATCCTCCAGGAGGCGCTGACCAATGTCATGCGCCATGCCCAGGCGCATACTGTGGAGCTGCAACTGGGCGTCGAGGGCGACGAGTTGTGCCTGCGCATCGAAGACGATGGCGTGGGCTTCGACCCCGGCGCCACGCGCCAGGGCGTGTCCTTCGGCCTGGTGGGCATGCGCGAGCGGGTGCTGATGTTCGGCGGCACGCTGCAGATCGACAGCCAGCCCGGGGAGGGCACCACGCTGTGGATCCGGGTGCCCCTGGGCAACGACGGTTATGGCGACAACCCTAACGATAATGACAACGAACGGGAGGAGTGGCGGTGA
- a CDS encoding response regulator transcription factor: protein MIRVLVAEDHTIVREGIKQLIGMAKDLQVVGEATNGEQLLETLRQTPCEVVLLDISMPGVNGLEAIPRIRALNNPPAILMLSMHDEVQMVARALKAGAAGYATKDSDPALLLTAIRKIASGGRYIDPDLADRMVFEVGLTDSRPPHALLSEREFSVFERLVHGEGVNEIAQQLAVSSKTISTHKARLMQKLNANSVADLVRYAMEHKLL from the coding sequence GTGATTCGAGTGCTGGTGGCGGAAGACCATACGATTGTGCGCGAGGGCATCAAGCAGCTGATCGGCATGGCCAAGGACCTGCAGGTGGTGGGCGAGGCCACCAACGGCGAACAGCTGCTCGAAACGCTGCGCCAGACTCCGTGCGAGGTGGTTCTGCTGGACATCTCCATGCCCGGCGTCAACGGCCTGGAAGCCATCCCCCGAATCCGCGCACTGAATAACCCGCCGGCGATCCTGATGTTGTCGATGCACGACGAAGTGCAGATGGTCGCCCGTGCGCTGAAGGCCGGCGCCGCCGGTTATGCCACCAAGGACAGCGACCCGGCGCTGCTGCTCACCGCGATCCGCAAGATCGCCAGCGGCGGCCGCTACATCGATCCGGACCTGGCCGACCGCATGGTCTTCGAAGTCGGCCTGACCGACTCGCGGCCGCCCCACGCGCTGCTCTCTGAGCGGGAGTTCTCGGTGTTCGAGCGCCTGGTGCATGGCGAGGGCGTCAACGAGATCGCCCAGCAGTTGGCGGTCAGCAGCAAGACCATCAGCACCCACAAGGCCCGGTTGATGCAGAAGCTCAACGCCAACTCGGTGGCGGACCTGGTGCGCTACGCCATGGAGCACAAGCTCCTTTGA
- a CDS encoding ABC transporter substrate-binding protein has product MLRAVRGGLLVGLLGSVALPALADYVTVISFGGANKEAQEAAFYKPFKAATDTAVVHGSYNGDLAKLKRMVEISHVSWDVVEVEAPELARGCEEGLFMKLDAKTVGNAADFVPGAVQPCGVGIFVWTTLLAYNQSKLQGTPSGWADFWDTKKFPGKRGLRWGAKYSLEFALMADGVAPRDVYKVLATDEGVDRAFRKLDELKPNINWWKSGQDPVRDLADGTVVMSSAYNGRIAAAQGEQKGFRMVWAGGIYDFDFWALPSGVFKKELAEQFVHFASQPPQQKAFAENISYGPTNRKAVELLAPDVAANLPTAPQNIANAVGMNVAFWAEHGDALEKRFQAWAKR; this is encoded by the coding sequence ATGTTGCGAGCGGTAAGGGGAGGGCTGCTGGTCGGCCTGCTGGGGAGCGTCGCGCTGCCGGCGCTGGCGGACTATGTCACGGTGATTTCCTTTGGCGGCGCCAACAAGGAAGCCCAGGAAGCGGCCTTCTACAAACCCTTCAAGGCAGCCACCGATACGGCGGTCGTGCACGGCTCCTATAACGGCGACCTGGCCAAGCTCAAGCGCATGGTGGAGATCAGCCATGTGTCCTGGGATGTGGTGGAGGTCGAGGCTCCCGAACTCGCCCGTGGCTGCGAGGAAGGGCTGTTCATGAAACTCGACGCCAAGACCGTCGGCAATGCCGCCGATTTCGTCCCCGGCGCGGTGCAACCCTGCGGCGTCGGCATCTTCGTCTGGACCACCCTGCTGGCCTACAACCAGAGCAAGCTGCAAGGCACGCCCAGCGGCTGGGCGGACTTCTGGGACACCAAGAAATTCCCCGGCAAGCGGGGCCTGCGCTGGGGCGCCAAATACAGCCTGGAATTCGCCCTGATGGCGGACGGCGTGGCACCCAGGGATGTCTACAAGGTGCTCGCCACCGACGAGGGCGTCGACCGCGCCTTCCGCAAGCTCGACGAACTCAAGCCGAACATCAACTGGTGGAAATCCGGGCAGGATCCGGTGCGCGACCTGGCCGACGGCACCGTGGTGATGAGCTCCGCCTACAATGGCCGGATCGCCGCCGCGCAGGGCGAGCAGAAGGGCTTCCGCATGGTCTGGGCCGGCGGCATCTACGACTTCGACTTCTGGGCGCTGCCCTCGGGCGTGTTCAAGAAGGAGCTGGCCGAGCAGTTCGTCCATTTCGCCAGTCAGCCGCCGCAGCAGAAGGCCTTTGCCGAGAATATTTCCTACGGCCCGACCAACCGCAAGGCTGTGGAGCTGCTGGCGCCGGACGTCGCCGCCAACCTGCCCACCGCGCCGCAGAACATCGCCAACGCCGTCGGCATGAACGTAGCGTTCTGGGCCGAGCACGGCGATGCCCTGGAGAAGCGCTTCCAGGCCTGGGCCAAGCGCTGA
- a CDS encoding ABC transporter ATP-binding protein: MAENQANDVLVSFRGVQKSYDGESLIVKDLNLDIRKGEFLTLLGPSGSGKTTSLMMLAGFETPTAGEIQLAGRAINNVPPHKRDIGMVFQNYALFPHMTVAENLAFPLSVRGMSKTDVTERVKRALSMVQLDTFAGRYPAQLSGGQQQRVALARALVFEPQLVLMDEPLGALDKQLREHMQMEIKHIHQRLGVTVVYVTHDQGEALTMSDRVAVFHQGEIQQIAPPAELYEHPRNSFVANFIGENNRIAGQLQARDGDRCTVGLARGEKVEALAVNVGNVGDTVSLSIRPERVRLNGHSENCVNRFSGRVAEFIYLGDHVRIRLEVCGRTDFFVKQPIAELDPALSVGDVVPLGWAVEHVRALDPLPAA; this comes from the coding sequence ATGGCCGAGAATCAGGCAAACGATGTGCTGGTGAGCTTCCGTGGTGTGCAGAAGAGCTACGACGGCGAATCGCTCATCGTGAAGGACCTCAATCTGGACATTCGCAAAGGCGAATTCCTGACGCTGCTGGGGCCTTCCGGTTCCGGCAAGACCACCAGCCTGATGATGCTGGCCGGTTTCGAAACCCCCACCGCCGGTGAAATCCAGCTCGCCGGCCGCGCCATCAACAACGTTCCCCCGCACAAGCGTGACATCGGCATGGTGTTCCAGAACTATGCCCTGTTCCCGCATATGACCGTGGCCGAGAACCTGGCCTTCCCGCTGTCCGTGCGCGGCATGAGCAAGACCGACGTCACCGAGCGCGTGAAGCGCGCCCTGTCGATGGTCCAACTCGATACCTTCGCCGGTCGTTATCCCGCCCAGCTTTCCGGTGGCCAGCAGCAGCGCGTGGCTCTGGCCCGCGCGCTGGTCTTCGAGCCGCAACTGGTGCTGATGGACGAACCCCTGGGTGCGCTCGACAAGCAACTGCGCGAGCACATGCAGATGGAGATCAAGCACATCCACCAGCGCCTGGGCGTGACCGTGGTCTACGTGACCCACGACCAGGGCGAGGCGCTGACCATGTCCGACCGCGTGGCCGTGTTCCACCAGGGCGAGATCCAGCAGATCGCCCCGCCGGCCGAGCTCTACGAGCACCCGCGCAACTCCTTCGTCGCCAACTTCATCGGCGAGAACAACCGTATCGCCGGCCAGCTGCAGGCCCGCGATGGCGACCGCTGCACCGTGGGCCTGGCCCGTGGCGAGAAGGTCGAGGCGCTGGCGGTCAACGTCGGCAACGTCGGTGACACCGTCAGCCTGTCGATCCGTCCCGAGCGCGTGCGCCTGAACGGTCACAGCGAAAACTGCGTGAACCGCTTCTCCGGCCGCGTCGCCGAGTTCATCTACCTGGGCGACCACGTGCGCATCCGCCTGGAGGTGTGTGGCCGTACCGATTTCTTCGTCAAGCAGCCGATCGCCGAGCTCGATCCCGCGCTCAGCGTTGGCGATGTAGTACCGCTGGGCTGGGCCGTCGAGCACGTCCGCGCGCTCGATCCTCTGCCGGCGGCGTGA
- a CDS encoding ABC transporter substrate-binding protein, protein MSKSLKAAGLKLAALSVGLACAAQSMAATDLTVVSFGGANKNAQVKAFYEPYQKSTGDKIVAGEYNGEMAKVKAMVDTNSVSWDLVEVESPELARGCDEGLFEPIDPAILGKADDYVPGAVTNCGVGFFVWSTVLAYNADKLKTAPTSWADFWDTQKFPGKRGLRKGAKYTLEFALMADGVAPKDVYKVLATKEGQDRAFKKLDQIKPSIQWWEAGAQPPQYLASGDVVMSSAYNGRIAAVQKESNLKIVWNGGIYDFDAWAIPKGAKKVEESLKFIAFSVKPEQQKIYAENIAYGPVNKNTVPLLGKELLHNMPTTPENMQGQVGMDVTFWADYGEQLEQRFNAWAAK, encoded by the coding sequence ATGTCGAAGTCCCTGAAAGCAGCGGGCCTGAAGCTCGCGGCACTGAGCGTCGGCCTGGCCTGCGCGGCCCAGTCGATGGCCGCCACCGACCTGACCGTGGTGTCCTTCGGTGGCGCCAACAAGAACGCCCAGGTGAAGGCGTTCTACGAGCCCTACCAGAAGAGCACCGGCGATAAGATCGTCGCTGGCGAGTACAACGGCGAGATGGCCAAGGTGAAGGCCATGGTCGACACCAACAGCGTCTCCTGGGACCTGGTGGAAGTGGAATCGCCGGAACTGGCCCGCGGCTGTGACGAAGGCCTGTTCGAGCCCATCGACCCGGCCATCCTCGGCAAGGCTGACGACTACGTACCGGGCGCCGTGACCAACTGCGGCGTTGGCTTCTTCGTGTGGTCCACCGTCCTGGCCTACAACGCTGACAAGCTCAAGACCGCTCCGACCAGCTGGGCCGATTTCTGGGACACCCAGAAATTCCCGGGCAAGCGCGGCCTGCGTAAGGGCGCCAAGTACACCCTGGAGTTCGCCCTGATGGCCGACGGCGTCGCGCCCAAGGACGTCTACAAGGTGCTGGCCACCAAGGAAGGCCAGGACCGCGCCTTCAAGAAACTCGACCAGATCAAGCCGAGCATCCAGTGGTGGGAAGCCGGCGCCCAGCCGCCGCAGTACCTCGCTTCCGGCGACGTGGTCATGAGCTCTGCCTACAACGGCCGCATCGCTGCCGTGCAGAAGGAGAGCAACCTGAAGATCGTCTGGAACGGCGGCATCTACGACTTCGACGCCTGGGCCATCCCGAAGGGCGCCAAGAAAGTCGAGGAGAGCCTCAAGTTCATCGCCTTCTCGGTCAAGCCCGAGCAGCAGAAGATCTACGCCGAGAACATCGCCTACGGCCCGGTGAACAAGAACACCGTGCCGCTGCTCGGCAAGGAACTGCTGCACAACATGCCGACCACCCCGGAAAACATGCAGGGCCAGGTGGGCATGGACGTGACCTTCTGGGCTGACTACGGCGAGCAGCTGGAGCAGCGCTTCAACGCCTGGGCTGCCAAGTAA
- a CDS encoding ABC transporter permease — protein MATAVSLNEVAGTTTLKQRLARAERMNRLKSQALILPLLVFLLLTFLVPIAALLYKSVNNPEVVGSLPLTVNAISEWDGKSLPSDAVYKALSEDLVAARKNQTIGDLSKRLNMELAGYRSLLSKTARALPFKEQPASYKDAMEGLDERWGDPAYWQAIRRNASHVTPYYLLAALDHRIDDLGEIARATPDQSIYLDIFARTFWMGAVITVICLLLAYPLAYLLAILPTRKSNLLMILVLLPFWTSILVRVAAWIVLLQSGGLINGALLKMGLIDQPLQLVFNRTGVYISMVHIMLPFMILPIYSVMKGISPSYMRAAISLGCHPFSSFWKVYFPQTVAGVGAGCLLVFILSIGYYITPALLGSPNDQMVSYFVAFYTNTTINWGMATALGGLLLFATLVLYVIYGWLVGASRLRLG, from the coding sequence ATGGCCACCGCTGTGTCCCTGAACGAGGTCGCCGGCACCACCACCCTCAAGCAGCGCCTGGCGCGTGCGGAGCGGATGAACCGTTTGAAGTCCCAGGCGCTGATCCTGCCGCTGCTGGTCTTCCTCCTGCTGACCTTCCTGGTGCCCATCGCGGCGCTGCTCTACAAGAGCGTGAACAACCCCGAGGTCGTCGGCTCGCTGCCGCTGACCGTCAATGCCATTTCCGAATGGGACGGCAAGTCGCTGCCTTCGGATGCGGTGTACAAGGCGCTGAGCGAAGACCTGGTCGCCGCGCGCAAGAACCAGACCATCGGTGACCTTTCCAAGCGCCTGAACATGGAGCTGGCCGGCTACCGCAGCCTGCTGTCCAAGACTGCCCGCGCGCTGCCGTTCAAGGAGCAGCCGGCGTCGTACAAGGACGCGATGGAAGGCCTCGACGAGCGCTGGGGCGACCCGGCCTACTGGCAGGCGATCCGCCGCAACGCCAGCCACGTCACCCCCTATTACCTGCTGGCGGCGCTCGATCACCGTATCGACGACCTGGGTGAAATCGCCCGCGCGACACCCGACCAGTCGATCTACCTGGACATCTTCGCCCGTACCTTCTGGATGGGCGCGGTGATCACCGTGATCTGCCTGCTGCTGGCCTACCCGCTGGCCTACCTGCTGGCCATCCTGCCGACCCGCAAGTCCAACCTGCTGATGATCCTGGTGCTGCTGCCGTTCTGGACTTCGATCCTGGTGCGTGTCGCCGCGTGGATCGTGCTGCTGCAGTCCGGCGGCCTGATCAACGGCGCGCTGCTGAAGATGGGGCTGATCGACCAGCCGCTGCAGCTGGTGTTCAACCGCACCGGCGTGTACATCTCCATGGTGCACATCATGCTGCCGTTCATGATCCTGCCGATCTACAGCGTGATGAAGGGCATCTCCCCCAGCTACATGCGCGCCGCCATCTCGCTGGGCTGCCACCCGTTCTCCAGCTTCTGGAAGGTCTACTTCCCGCAGACCGTGGCGGGCGTCGGCGCCGGTTGCCTGCTGGTGTTCATCCTGTCGATCGGCTACTACATCACCCCGGCCCTGCTGGGCAGCCCGAACGACCAGATGGTCAGCTACTTCGTCGCCTTCTACACCAACACCACCATCAACTGGGGCATGGCCACGGCCCTGGGCGGCCTGCTGCTGTTCGCCACCCTGGTGCTCTACGTGATCTACGGCTGGCTGGTGGGCGCAAGCCGCCTGCGCCTGGGCTGA